From a single Halobellus ruber genomic region:
- a CDS encoding alpha/beta fold hydrolase: MTRSRTAVRSGSGSESRPSRYEFSTVRLTFRSGGDRCVGRLYRPDRPSNPPLVVLAGGPVGSGGRPLAPYAERLAAAGYTAFYFDFRHAGDSGGEPRNLVSPARQRTDWEAALAGLRGRGDVATEDTVLWGVGLAAEGAVAVAAADPRIAGVVAGTPILSGRAFLRERGLGFLAGGLLAGARDRLGSFVGRPYSLPVAAGGADDAGRFALVSTPSASRGYRRLADEGWDNRLPGRSIPALWRHTGSDDRSRPTCPVLLVGGTRDDVAGTDAAAEAAESLPDATLVRLPAGHFDIYDGEGFERCLRHGLAFVDATVRR, translated from the coding sequence GTGACGAGGTCCCGAACCGCAGTCCGGTCGGGGAGCGGATCCGAGAGCCGACCGTCGCGGTACGAGTTCTCCACCGTCCGGCTGACGTTCCGGAGCGGCGGCGACCGGTGCGTGGGCCGGCTTTACCGCCCGGATCGGCCGTCGAACCCGCCGCTCGTCGTCCTCGCCGGCGGCCCCGTCGGGTCGGGCGGCCGACCGCTCGCGCCGTACGCTGAGCGGCTCGCGGCGGCCGGCTATACGGCCTTCTACTTCGACTTCCGACACGCCGGCGACAGCGGGGGCGAGCCCCGGAACCTGGTGTCGCCGGCACGGCAACGCACGGACTGGGAGGCGGCGCTCGCGGGGCTCCGCGGCCGCGGGGACGTCGCGACCGAGGACACCGTGTTGTGGGGTGTCGGCCTCGCGGCCGAGGGTGCCGTCGCCGTCGCCGCCGCCGACCCCCGGATTGCCGGCGTCGTCGCGGGGACGCCGATCCTCTCGGGACGGGCGTTCCTCCGGGAGCGGGGGCTGGGCTTCCTCGCGGGCGGCCTCCTCGCGGGCGCTCGCGACCGGCTCGGATCCTTCGTGGGTCGCCCGTATTCCCTCCCCGTGGCCGCGGGCGGCGCCGACGACGCCGGACGGTTCGCGCTGGTGTCGACGCCGAGCGCCTCCCGGGGGTACCGACGCCTGGCCGACGAGGGGTGGGACAACCGGCTACCGGGCCGGTCGATCCCCGCGCTGTGGCGACACACCGGGAGCGACGACCGGTCCCGACCCACCTGTCCGGTGCTCCTCGTCGGCGGCACGCGCGACGACGTCGCCGGCACCGACGCGGCCGCCGAGGCCGCCGAATCGCTGCCGGACGCGACGCTGGTCCGGCTGCCGGCGGGACACTTCGACATCTACGACGGCGAGGGGTTCGAGCGGTGTCTCCGCCACGGGCTCGCGTTCGTAGACGCCACGGTGCGTCGGTGA
- the cruF gene encoding bisanhydrobacterioruberin hydratase translates to MRETGVAALADRVPESRAEWEARLERLVRENRFTISVFFPLNGIVLLLASAEGLLPPPLAFNGLLILLGTAVMRSPLVAGLLRATDRRAAAGVGLLILYSYAVEYAGVHTGVPYGEFFYGVDLGPTVLGVPLGLPIFFVPIVMNAYLLCLLLLGDRARVAAVRLLAVIATVVTMDVVLDPGAVALGFWVYPNGGVFYGVPLSNYAGWILSATVAVLALDWGYDHDALVDRLDACEFLLDDLVSFVILWGGINAWFGNWIAVAVAGLFAAGLIKADRFDAPTRGAPWRGGSDRQR, encoded by the coding sequence ATGCGTGAGACGGGCGTCGCGGCGCTGGCCGACCGGGTCCCGGAGAGCCGCGCGGAGTGGGAGGCGCGACTGGAGCGACTCGTCAGGGAGAACCGGTTCACCATCTCGGTGTTCTTCCCGCTGAACGGGATCGTCCTGCTGCTCGCAAGCGCGGAAGGTCTGCTCCCACCCCCGCTCGCGTTCAACGGGCTGTTGATCCTGCTGGGGACCGCCGTGATGCGGTCGCCGCTCGTGGCGGGGTTGCTCCGCGCCACCGACCGGCGGGCGGCCGCGGGGGTCGGACTCCTGATCCTCTACTCCTACGCCGTCGAGTACGCCGGCGTTCACACCGGTGTTCCCTACGGGGAGTTCTTCTACGGCGTCGACCTCGGGCCGACCGTTCTCGGCGTCCCGCTGGGGCTCCCGATCTTCTTCGTCCCGATCGTGATGAACGCGTACCTGCTGTGTCTCCTCTTGCTCGGCGACCGCGCCCGGGTCGCAGCCGTCAGGCTGCTCGCGGTGATCGCGACGGTGGTGACGATGGACGTGGTCTTGGATCCCGGCGCGGTCGCGCTGGGCTTCTGGGTGTACCCGAACGGCGGCGTCTTCTACGGCGTGCCGCTCTCGAACTACGCCGGGTGGATCCTCTCGGCGACCGTCGCGGTTCTCGCCTTGGATTGGGGGTACGACCACGACGCGCTCGTCGACCGGCTCGATGCGTGTGAGTTCCTGCTGGACGATCTGGTCTCGTTCGTCATCCTGTGGGGGGGAATCAACGCGTGGTTCGGTAACTGGATCGCGGTCGCCGTCGCAGGGTTGTTCGCAGCAGGACTGATCAAAGCTGACCGGTTCGACGCGCCGACCCGGGGGGCGCCGTGGCGCGGGGGCTCGGACCGGCAACGGTAG
- a CDS encoding ZIP family metal transporter: MGVVATLVLAALSVFAVVTGTTGGEKLVGISWIAFLAMAAAVPLGARTGERSAGGLVWGYGLAAGAMVTSAAVFLIPQAIGQHPRWGGFGIAFGLLAGFASHSIGHRLAHMDLPMDRTVAELTAHAFSAGAIIGIIYGNMPELGVLLGLAIVSHKGPAGYAAARRLVDAGRRPSVLLVPATGVGIAGIASSLIALPAAGPVRGLVFGFAAGVFLHVAMDFLPRCEIGSEVHDLLSVSGDAHALLDRLRLHAVASTSIGGLAVLLAWLVIV, translated from the coding sequence ATCGGCGTGGTCGCGACGCTCGTGCTCGCGGCGCTGTCGGTCTTCGCCGTCGTCACGGGGACGACCGGCGGGGAGAAGCTGGTGGGGATCTCGTGGATCGCGTTCCTCGCGATGGCGGCTGCGGTGCCGCTCGGCGCCCGGACCGGGGAGCGAAGCGCCGGCGGGTTGGTGTGGGGCTACGGGTTGGCCGCGGGTGCGATGGTGACGAGCGCGGCCGTCTTCTTGATCCCGCAGGCCATCGGCCAGCACCCACGGTGGGGCGGATTTGGGATCGCGTTCGGACTTCTGGCCGGGTTTGCGTCCCACTCGATCGGCCACCGGCTCGCGCATATGGACCTCCCGATGGACCGGACCGTCGCCGAACTGACCGCACACGCCTTTTCGGCCGGCGCGATCATCGGGATCATCTACGGGAACATGCCGGAGCTTGGCGTGTTGTTGGGGCTCGCGATCGTCTCCCACAAGGGGCCGGCGGGCTATGCCGCCGCGCGACGCCTCGTCGACGCCGGTCGGCGGCCGTCGGTGCTCCTGGTACCCGCGACGGGCGTCGGGATCGCGGGGATCGCCTCCTCGCTGATCGCGCTGCCGGCTGCGGGCCCGGTCCGCGGGCTCGTGTTCGGGTTCGCCGCCGGCGTCTTCCTCCACGTCGCGATGGACTTCCTGCCCCGATGCGAGATCGGGAGCGAGGTCCACGACCTGCTCTCCGTCTCCGGGGACGCCCACGCCCTCCTCGACCGGCTCCGCCTCCACGCGGTCGCCTCTACGTCGATCGGGGGGCTGGCCGTCCTGCTGGCGTGGCTCGTGATCGTCTGA
- a CDS encoding phytoene desaturase family protein: MNSLSDLRSLDGSDVVVIGGGFGGLSTACYLADAGADVTLLEKNEQLGGRASRLEVDGFRFDMGPSWYLMPDVFERFFGHFGREPSEYYELTRLDPHYRIFFKDGDRVDMVPDLEANRETFESYEPGAGERFDEYLEKSKQNYEVGMEHFVYEDRNSITDFLDWNVAKNARGLSLIGSMQDHVEKYFDHPKLQQIMQYTLVFLGGAPNNTPALYNLMSHVDFNMGVYYPENGLGGVVDGVVELGEELGVDFRTDAPAAEIKGREGAFVTRTEDGEEFYSDYVVSNADYRHTEMELLPPEKRQYDADYWGSRTYAPSAFLLYLGVEGDVDPLAHHSLVLPTDWDDHFETIFEDPAWPDDPAYYLCVPSQTDDEVAPDGHSNLFALVPVAAGLEDTPELRQTYRDLVLDDIAANTGVDLRDRIVVEERFCVNDFADRYNSTQGTALGLAHTLRQTALFRPSHRSSAVDGLYFTGAFTTPGIGVPMCLISGQLTAEAMAESVA, encoded by the coding sequence ATGAACTCCCTCTCTGACCTCCGATCGCTCGACGGGTCGGACGTCGTCGTGATCGGCGGCGGCTTCGGCGGCCTCTCGACTGCCTGCTATCTGGCCGATGCGGGTGCGGACGTGACGCTTCTGGAGAAAAACGAGCAGCTGGGGGGCCGGGCGAGCCGCCTCGAAGTCGACGGGTTCCGGTTCGATATGGGGCCGTCGTGGTACCTGATGCCGGACGTCTTCGAGCGGTTCTTCGGGCACTTCGGCCGCGAGCCCTCGGAGTACTACGAACTCACGCGGCTCGACCCCCACTACCGGATCTTCTTCAAGGACGGCGACCGCGTGGATATGGTCCCCGACCTCGAGGCCAACAGGGAGACCTTCGAGTCCTACGAGCCGGGGGCCGGCGAGCGGTTCGACGAGTACCTGGAGAAGTCGAAACAGAACTACGAGGTGGGAATGGAACATTTCGTCTACGAGGACCGAAACTCCATTACGGACTTCCTCGACTGGAACGTCGCCAAGAACGCCCGGGGGCTGTCGCTGATCGGGTCGATGCAGGACCACGTCGAGAAGTACTTCGATCACCCGAAACTCCAGCAGATCATGCAGTACACGCTGGTGTTCCTCGGCGGTGCGCCGAACAACACGCCCGCGCTGTACAACCTGATGAGCCACGTCGATTTCAATATGGGCGTCTACTACCCCGAAAACGGGCTGGGCGGCGTCGTCGACGGCGTGGTCGAACTCGGCGAGGAACTCGGCGTCGACTTCCGGACCGACGCCCCCGCCGCCGAAATCAAGGGCCGGGAGGGCGCGTTCGTCACCCGGACCGAGGACGGCGAGGAATTCTACTCCGATTACGTCGTCAGCAACGCCGACTACCGCCACACCGAGATGGAGTTGCTCCCGCCCGAGAAACGGCAGTACGACGCCGACTACTGGGGCTCCCGCACCTACGCCCCCTCGGCGTTTCTCCTGTATCTCGGCGTTGAGGGCGACGTCGACCCGCTTGCACACCACTCGCTGGTGCTTCCCACCGACTGGGACGACCACTTCGAGACCATCTTCGAGGACCCCGCCTGGCCTGATGACCCCGCGTACTACCTGTGTGTCCCGTCCCAGACCGACGACGAGGTCGCACCCGACGGCCACTCGAACCTCTTTGCCCTCGTGCCGGTCGCGGCCGGCCTGGAGGACACCCCCGAACTCCGCCAGACGTACCGTGATCTCGTGTTGGACGACATCGCGGCGAACACCGGCGTCGACCTCCGCGATCGGATCGTCGTCGAGGAGCGGTTCTGCGTGAACGACTTCGCCGACCGGTACAACAGCACCCAAGGCACCGCCCTCGGCCTCGCGCACACCCTCAGACAGACCGCGCTGTTCCGGCCGTCGCACCGCTCGTCGGCCGTCGACGGGCTCTACTTCACCGGGGCGTTCACGACGCCGGGGATCGGCGTGCCGATGTGTCTGATCAGCGGCCAACTGACGGCCGAGGCGATGGCCGAAAGCGTCGCGTAA
- a CDS encoding universal stress protein codes for MTTFVVATDHVDTSARLCDYLFDRVDGADELHAVNSLPGEDETDSRDVRDGEEALSVIFSRLGGFATVETRQLVRGNEPVEDVLGVAEEVDADELVIGIRQRGPAARMVFGSTAQRILRRTDRPVVTVPLSAE; via the coding sequence ATGACCACTTTCGTCGTCGCCACCGACCACGTCGACACGAGCGCCCGGCTCTGCGATTACCTGTTCGACCGGGTCGACGGGGCGGACGAACTCCACGCCGTCAACTCCCTGCCCGGCGAGGACGAGACCGACAGCCGGGACGTCAGGGACGGCGAGGAGGCGCTGAGCGTGATCTTCTCCCGGCTCGGGGGATTCGCGACGGTCGAAACCCGACAGCTCGTCCGCGGGAACGAGCCCGTCGAGGACGTGCTCGGAGTCGCCGAGGAGGTCGACGCCGACGAACTCGTGATTGGGATCCGCCAGCGGGGCCCCGCCGCTCGTATGGTGTTCGGCAGCACCGCCCAGCGGATCCTCCGGCGGACGGACCGGCCGGTCGTGACGGTGCCGCTGTCGGCGGAGTAG
- a CDS encoding SDR family oxidoreductase, producing the protein MELTDATVLVTGTSRGIGRALLAGFAAEGATVVGCARDEEALDAAVSEANADADGHVEGVVADVQSEREVVDVVDAAIRAGDRDAIDIVVANAGVNHGTPGKMPIENEPYERFDDTLATNLRGVFAVAKEAHGVMPDSGRLLVPSGSIANDPKAGMGAYAVSKAAVEGLVRQFSVDVPQTAAVVDPGMVESDLSGPGGRDPEDVAPMFVWAASEADAEGIDGERVDLRTWKRATRSR; encoded by the coding sequence ATGGAACTCACCGACGCGACGGTCCTCGTGACGGGGACGAGCCGCGGAATCGGGCGCGCGCTGCTTGCTGGCTTCGCCGCGGAGGGCGCGACGGTCGTGGGCTGTGCCCGCGACGAGGAAGCGCTCGATGCGGCCGTATCCGAAGCGAACGCAGACGCCGACGGCCACGTCGAGGGCGTGGTCGCCGACGTGCAGTCGGAACGCGAAGTCGTGGACGTAGTCGACGCCGCGATCCGGGCGGGCGACCGCGACGCCATCGACATCGTGGTCGCAAACGCCGGCGTCAACCACGGCACGCCCGGCAAGATGCCGATCGAAAACGAGCCCTACGAACGGTTCGACGATACGCTCGCAACCAACCTCCGGGGCGTCTTCGCGGTCGCGAAGGAGGCCCACGGCGTGATGCCCGATTCGGGGCGGCTTCTGGTCCCGTCGGGGTCGATCGCGAACGACCCCAAGGCGGGGATGGGCGCCTACGCCGTCTCGAAGGCGGCCGTCGAGGGGCTGGTCAGGCAGTTCTCGGTCGACGTGCCCCAGACGGCGGCAGTCGTCGACCCCGGGATGGTCGAAAGCGACCTCAGCGGCCCCGGCGGCCGCGACCCCGAAGACGTCGCGCCGATGTTCGTCTGGGCGGCGAGCGAGGCCGATGCCGAGGGGATCGACGGCGAGCGCGTGGACCTCCGGACCTGGAAGCGCGCGACGCGATCCCGGTGA
- a CDS encoding prenyltransferase, translated as MLGRLRYLLTLSRPRFWLYLAGPIAVAVPFGVSSPDGLFSPVTLPLFAYFLLPANVFLYGINDVFDADVDVENPKKDDREARWQGDPLVSALIVASGLLGLATFALTPRVSWPYLAGFFFLAAQYSAPPLRFKTTPVADSVSNGLYILPGAAAYAAVSGTHPPLAALAGAWLWTMGMHTFSAIPDIEPDREAGIRTTATVLGERLTYGYCLLCWLAAAAVFAVVDVRIGLLLVAYPVVVFAVFRSDVDVERAYWWYPAINTAVGTLLTLGALWRLLYA; from the coding sequence ATGCTCGGGCGACTCCGGTATCTCCTAACGCTGTCGCGGCCGCGATTCTGGCTCTACCTCGCCGGCCCCATCGCCGTCGCGGTGCCGTTCGGCGTGAGCTCCCCGGACGGCCTGTTCTCCCCGGTCACGCTCCCGCTTTTCGCGTACTTCCTGCTCCCCGCGAACGTCTTCCTCTACGGCATCAACGACGTCTTCGACGCCGACGTCGACGTCGAGAACCCCAAGAAGGACGACCGGGAGGCGCGGTGGCAGGGGGACCCGCTGGTGAGCGCCCTCATCGTCGCCTCGGGGCTCCTCGGCCTCGCGACGTTCGCGCTGACGCCACGGGTTTCGTGGCCGTACCTCGCGGGCTTCTTCTTTCTCGCCGCCCAGTACTCCGCGCCGCCGTTGCGGTTCAAGACGACGCCCGTCGCCGACTCGGTCTCGAACGGACTGTACATCCTGCCTGGGGCCGCGGCCTACGCGGCGGTCTCCGGGACCCATCCGCCGCTCGCGGCGCTTGCGGGCGCGTGGCTCTGGACGATGGGGATGCACACCTTCTCGGCGATTCCGGACATCGAGCCGGACCGGGAGGCGGGCATCCGGACGACTGCGACCGTCCTAGGGGAGCGGCTGACCTACGGCTACTGTCTGCTGTGTTGGCTCGCCGCCGCGGCCGTGTTCGCCGTCGTCGACGTCCGGATCGGGCTGTTGCTGGTGGCGTACCCGGTCGTCGTGTTCGCGGTCTTTCGCTCGGACGTCGACGTCGAACGGGCGTACTGGTGGTACCCCGCGATCAACACCGCCGTGGGAACGCTTTTGACGCTCGGCGCGCTCTGGAGGCTGCTCTATGCGTGA
- a CDS encoding ATP-dependent helicase gives MAETGRDLLRRAAGRAENDGGDTAGDDSDAGAFPFDPDEVDLADAEVLERLEPAVREWWVDEFGRYVAQNGGFFTPPQREAIPLVDEGTNPLVCAPTGSGKTLASFTAILNDLFGRARESDDGLDNAVYCLYISPLKSLANDIHRNLEVPLEGIRERLDDRGEDVEVRHAIRHGDTDTAERQRMLEETPHILNTTPETLAILLNAPKFREKLRSVEYVIVDEIHSLAENKRGTHLSVSLERLENLVETSPTRIGCSATVEPLETMAEFLVGRDDAGAVREYEIVDTRFVRDFDLRLECPTDDLINTPRSAVQSGFYDRLHELIASHDNTLVFTNTRSGAERVLENLRERFDAYDDANSGCHHGSLSKERRTAVEEGLKDGSLDVVTTSTSLELGIDMPHLDLVVQVGSPKSVAALLQRVGRAGHSLGQTVEGRVIALDRDELVECAVMLEKAESGFVDRVFVPENAQDVAAQHVYGMAINAVRREGEILRTLRRAYPYRNYDDAEWERLLTYLTADYDGMEEKNVYAKVWRDENDPPDGEHHHPEFDVGAPLIGKRGRMARVIYMTNIGTIPDSFTCDVQTRRTDEWVGQLDEDYLDTLEKGDVFVLGGDRFEYRYRRGSKVYVDRTAAQPTVPSWFSERLPLSYDLGREIAAFQRELLDRLEAEGAPAVREWLRTFPVDENSVRAITRLFDEQRRYAGPESVATHDRFVVEEVLDREEYRRHFYVHSTYGRRFNDGLSRLVAARCARRSNANVQVAVADNGFSLSMPLNRKVDIGAVLRDLDPARVRTDLRDALDGTDLLQRYFRINATRSLMILKRYKGYEKSAAEQQVSAEMLLSFAEDLEDFAVIDETYREIIEDKLNVAAIEEVLAALGRGEVEVVTTELDSPTPRAFGLATLLASDVVLAEDESAVLQEFHDRVLESIEGESEGDGEDVAVGES, from the coding sequence ATGGCCGAGACCGGGCGCGACCTCCTCCGGCGTGCCGCCGGGCGAGCGGAGAACGACGGCGGCGACACCGCCGGCGACGACAGCGACGCGGGGGCGTTCCCGTTCGACCCCGACGAGGTGGACCTCGCGGACGCGGAGGTGCTCGAACGCCTCGAACCCGCGGTCCGGGAGTGGTGGGTCGACGAGTTCGGGCGGTACGTGGCGCAGAACGGCGGCTTCTTCACGCCGCCGCAGCGGGAGGCGATCCCGCTGGTCGACGAGGGGACCAACCCCCTCGTCTGTGCGCCGACCGGCAGCGGCAAGACGCTCGCCTCCTTTACCGCGATCCTGAACGACCTGTTCGGGCGGGCCCGCGAGTCCGACGACGGCCTCGACAACGCCGTCTACTGTCTGTACATCTCGCCGCTGAAGTCGCTGGCGAACGACATCCACCGGAACCTCGAAGTCCCGCTGGAGGGGATCCGCGAGCGGTTGGACGACCGCGGCGAGGACGTCGAGGTCCGCCACGCGATCCGCCACGGCGACACCGACACGGCCGAACGCCAGCGTATGCTTGAGGAGACGCCGCACATCCTCAACACCACGCCGGAGACGCTGGCGATCCTGTTGAACGCCCCGAAGTTCCGGGAGAAGCTTCGATCCGTGGAGTACGTGATCGTCGACGAGATCCACAGCCTCGCGGAGAACAAACGCGGCACCCACCTGTCGGTCTCCCTCGAACGGCTGGAGAACCTCGTCGAGACGTCGCCGACCCGGATCGGCTGTTCGGCGACGGTCGAACCCTTAGAGACGATGGCGGAGTTTCTGGTTGGCCGCGACGACGCCGGCGCGGTCAGGGAGTACGAGATCGTCGACACGCGGTTCGTCCGCGACTTCGACCTCCGGCTTGAGTGCCCCACGGACGACCTGATCAACACGCCGCGATCGGCGGTGCAGTCGGGCTTCTACGATCGGCTCCACGAACTGATCGCCTCCCACGACAACACCCTGGTGTTCACCAACACCCGATCGGGTGCAGAGCGTGTCCTGGAGAACCTCCGGGAGCGGTTCGACGCCTACGACGACGCCAACTCGGGGTGTCACCACGGCAGCCTCTCGAAGGAGCGCCGCACCGCCGTCGAGGAGGGGTTGAAGGACGGCTCCTTGGACGTCGTCACCACCTCCACCAGCCTGGAGCTGGGGATCGATATGCCGCACCTGGATCTGGTGGTCCAGGTCGGCTCCCCGAAGTCCGTCGCCGCCCTGCTCCAGCGGGTCGGCCGCGCGGGCCACAGCCTCGGGCAGACCGTCGAGGGACGGGTGATCGCCTTAGACCGCGACGAACTCGTGGAGTGTGCAGTGATGCTCGAAAAGGCCGAGTCGGGGTTCGTCGACCGGGTGTTCGTGCCCGAGAACGCCCAAGACGTCGCCGCCCAGCACGTCTACGGGATGGCGATCAACGCCGTGCGGCGGGAGGGCGAGATCCTGCGGACGCTCCGCCGTGCGTACCCCTACCGGAACTACGACGACGCGGAGTGGGAACGCCTCCTGACGTATCTCACCGCCGACTACGACGGGATGGAGGAGAAGAACGTCTACGCGAAGGTCTGGCGCGACGAGAACGACCCGCCCGACGGGGAACACCACCACCCGGAGTTCGACGTCGGCGCGCCGCTGATCGGCAAGCGCGGCCGGATGGCCCGCGTCATCTACATGACCAACATCGGGACCATCCCCGACTCCTTCACCTGCGACGTCCAGACCCGCCGGACCGACGAGTGGGTCGGCCAACTCGACGAGGACTACCTCGACACCTTGGAGAAGGGTGACGTGTTCGTGCTCGGCGGCGACCGCTTCGAGTACCGGTACCGACGCGGCTCGAAGGTGTACGTCGACCGGACCGCCGCCCAGCCGACGGTGCCGTCGTGGTTCTCCGAACGGCTCCCGCTGTCGTACGACCTGGGCCGGGAGATCGCCGCCTTCCAGCGGGAGTTGCTCGACCGCCTGGAGGCCGAGGGGGCGCCGGCGGTCCGGGAGTGGCTGCGAACCTTCCCGGTCGACGAGAACTCGGTCCGCGCGATCACCCGGCTGTTCGACGAGCAGCGCCGGTACGCCGGTCCCGAAAGCGTCGCCACCCACGACCGGTTCGTGGTCGAGGAGGTGCTCGACCGCGAGGAGTACCGCCGGCACTTCTACGTGCATTCGACGTACGGCCGACGGTTCAACGACGGACTCTCCCGGCTCGTGGCCGCCCGGTGTGCGCGCCGCTCGAACGCGAACGTCCAGGTCGCGGTCGCGGACAACGGCTTTTCGCTGTCGATGCCGCTGAACCGCAAGGTCGACATCGGGGCGGTGCTCCGCGACCTCGACCCCGCGCGGGTTCGCACCGACCTCCGGGACGCCCTCGACGGCACCGACCTCCTGCAACGGTACTTCCGGATCAACGCCACCCGCTCGCTGATGATCCTGAAACGGTACAAGGGCTACGAGAAGTCGGCGGCCGAACAGCAGGTGTCCGCGGAGATGCTGCTGTCGTTCGCGGAGGACCTCGAGGACTTCGCGGTGATCGACGAGACCTACCGGGAGATAATCGAGGACAAACTCAACGTCGCGGCGATCGAGGAGGTGCTCGCGGCGCTGGGTCGCGGGGAGGTCGAGGTCGTGACCACGGAACTCGACTCGCCGACCCCGCGGGCGTTCGGGCTGGCGACCCTGCTCGCCAGCGATGTCGTCCTCGCCGAGGACGAAAGTGCGGTGCTGCAGGAGTTCCACGATCGGGTCCTGGAGTCGATCGAGGGCGAAAGCGAGGGCGACGGCGAGGACGTCGCGGTCGGGGAGTCGTGA
- a CDS encoding D-2-hydroxyacid dehydrogenase, giving the protein MAHIDIAVLRRGTHGLPASEYVSELRERLPDRRIELAETPSEERDLTADARVISAVDIDRDLLEHADRLELFAGAAAGHDHLPIDIFTDRGVVVTNAAGVHAPTVAEQVLGYVIHHARDFGTGRRRQRRRQWQHYRPGEVNGSTVTIVGLGAIGRAIADRVSAFGVETIGVRYTPAKGGPTDEVIGFDEEQFHRALADTDYLIVASPLTDTTRGLIDADAFRTLPSDAYLVNVGRGAIVDTDALVDALRSNHIGGAGLDVTDPEPLPESHPLWKLENVTITPHNAGYTPQYWARLADIVADNVERLDRGDDLDRWRNVVASP; this is encoded by the coding sequence ATGGCACACATCGATATCGCGGTGCTCCGTCGCGGGACCCACGGGCTGCCGGCGAGCGAGTACGTCTCGGAACTCCGGGAGCGACTCCCCGACCGACGGATCGAACTGGCCGAGACGCCGAGCGAGGAACGGGACCTCACCGCCGACGCGCGCGTCATCTCAGCGGTGGACATCGACCGCGACCTGCTCGAACACGCCGACCGACTGGAACTGTTCGCGGGCGCCGCGGCGGGCCACGATCACCTCCCCATCGACATCTTCACCGACCGCGGGGTCGTCGTCACGAACGCGGCCGGGGTTCACGCGCCGACCGTCGCCGAACAGGTCCTCGGCTACGTCATCCACCACGCCCGCGATTTCGGCACCGGCCGACGGAGACAACGACGGCGCCAGTGGCAGCATTACCGACCCGGCGAGGTCAACGGTAGCACGGTCACGATCGTCGGACTCGGCGCGATCGGCCGGGCGATAGCCGACCGGGTTTCGGCGTTCGGCGTCGAGACCATCGGGGTCCGATACACGCCCGCAAAGGGCGGCCCGACCGACGAGGTGATCGGGTTCGACGAGGAGCAGTTCCACCGCGCGCTTGCCGACACGGACTATCTGATCGTCGCGTCGCCGCTGACCGACACGACCCGGGGGCTCATCGATGCGGACGCGTTCAGGACGCTCCCGTCGGACGCGTACCTCGTGAACGTCGGCCGGGGGGCGATCGTGGACACCGATGCGCTCGTCGACGCGCTCCGATCCAACCACATCGGCGGTGCCGGCCTCGACGTAACCGATCCGGAACCGCTGCCGGAGAGCCACCCCCTCTGGAAGCTCGAAAACGTCACCATCACCCCGCACAACGCCGGCTACACGCCGCAGTACTGGGCCCGGTTGGCCGACATCGTCGCCGACAACGTCGAACGCCTCGACCGCGGCGACGACCTGGACCGCTGGCGGAACGTCGTCGCGTCGCCGTGA
- a CDS encoding MBL fold metallo-hydrolase, with amino-acid sequence MRLTFLGTGSAMPVPDRVQTGLLLESDGRRLLVDCGSGVLHRLAGTDAGYEGVSSVLLTHHHLDHVADLLPLLKARWLAGEDHLEVVGPAGTKSLLDGLLGVHDYLEGRVDLAVREVGTTEFSVAGVDVSATGMEHSMDCLAYRFGGDDGDVVYSGDGEAAASLASFADGAAVLAHDCSFPDDVDVSNHPTPSQLGEVLSGHDFGRVYLTHLYPHTEGRHDEMLASIGRAYDGEVRVARDGLRVEV; translated from the coding sequence ATGCGACTCACGTTCCTCGGAACCGGCAGCGCGATGCCGGTTCCCGACCGGGTACAGACGGGGCTCCTGTTGGAGTCCGACGGCCGGAGGTTGCTCGTCGACTGCGGCAGCGGCGTCCTCCACCGACTCGCCGGCACCGACGCGGGCTACGAGGGGGTCTCGTCGGTGCTTCTGACCCACCACCACCTCGACCACGTCGCCGACCTGCTTCCGCTGCTGAAGGCGCGGTGGCTGGCGGGCGAAGACCACCTCGAAGTCGTCGGGCCGGCGGGGACGAAGTCACTCCTCGACGGCCTGCTCGGCGTCCACGACTACCTCGAGGGCCGCGTGGATCTGGCCGTCAGGGAGGTCGGGACGACCGAGTTCTCGGTCGCGGGGGTCGACGTCTCGGCCACCGGGATGGAGCACTCGATGGATTGTCTCGCCTACCGCTTTGGGGGCGACGACGGCGACGTGGTCTACTCCGGCGACGGCGAGGCCGCGGCGTCGTTGGCGTCGTTCGCCGACGGCGCCGCCGTGCTGGCCCACGACTGTTCGTTCCCCGACGACGTCGACGTCTCGAACCACCCGACGCCGTCGCAACTGGGCGAGGTCCTCTCGGGTCACGACTTCGGCCGCGTGTACCTCACCCACCTCTACCCGCACACCGAGGGGCGCCACGACGAGATGCTCGCGTCGATCGGGCGAGCGTACGACGGCGAGGTTCGGGTCGCCCGGGACGGACTGCGGGTCGAGGTCTGA